A single window of Myripristis murdjan chromosome 21, fMyrMur1.1, whole genome shotgun sequence DNA harbors:
- the LOC115380093 gene encoding nectin-3 produces MTVWLCLLLFLLHSTYVEVAHVIGANRTAIQGQNISLLCRLTDTDEELTQISWQKKTREDPVNHNFYIISPLDGPKYVNGNSDRITFIGSTTENNGSVQLSHVRLLDEGVYTCIFTLFPSGIYKTEIPLTVLVPPVSSLEPEDHLVLGSTEVTFARCVATGAKPPAEVRWDTGSLGESVKAETTSFSHDNITTTTVSSLTGVPSTAVLGHTVRCLVKHLALTKEESLPLTLKVHFPPTTGKISEISKNVFECVSNASPEANFTWTRPNQQWPHSAVKADGRKLHFDNPTADLSGLYLCEASNAYGTTATYLYVSVSSSSCPLAITLCILFFLVAAAAAVVAALYWRRYRNWPWSGDGQPVEQDDTACQEASRERTSNIDL; encoded by the exons ATGACGGTGTGGTTGTGTCTCCTGCTGTTCTTATTACACTCCACATATGTTGAAG TCGCCCACGTGATTGGAGCTAACAGGACTGCAATTCAGGGACAGAACATTTCTCTACTCTGCAGACTGACCGATACCGACGAGGAGCTCACTCAGATTTCCTGGCAGAAGAAAACGAGAGAAGACCCTGTGAATCACAATTTCTATATCATTTCACCTCTGGACGGCCCAAAATATGTCAATGGCAACAGTGATCGAATAACCTTTATTGGGagcacaacagaaaacaacGGATCTGTCCAATTATCCCATGTCAGACTGTTGGATGAAGGCGTCTATACATGCATCTTCACTTTGTTTCCGAGTGGAATCTACAAGACGGAGATACCTCTGACAGTGCTTG TTCCACCAGTATCAAGTCTGGAGCCTGAAGATCATCTTGTTTTGGGTAGCACGGAGGTCACCTTTGCAAGGTGTGTGGCCACTGGTGCCAAGCCGCCTGCAGAGGTGAGATGGGACACTGGGTCTCTAGGAGAATCCGTCAAGGCAGAGACCACGTCCTTCTCCCACGAcaacatcaccaccaccacagtcAGCAGCCTGACTGGAGTACCAAGCACAGCGGTCCTTGGCCACACGGTCCGATGTTTGGTCAAACATCTGGCCTTGACAAAGGAGGAAAGCCTGCCCTTAACCCTTAAAGTCCATT ttcCACCCACTACAGGGAAGATCAGTGAAATatccaaaaatgtgtttgaatgtgtatcTAACGCCAGCCCTGAAGCCAACTTCACCTGGACCAG ACCAAATCAGCAGTGGCCTCATTCAGCTGTCAAAGCAGACGGAAGGAAACTACATTTTGACAACCCCACTGCTGATCTGAGTGGCCTCTACCTCTGTGAGGCATCCAACGCCTATGGAACCACAGCCACTTATCTCTATGTCAGCGTGTCTTCAA GTTCCTGCCCTTTGGCGATCACGCTTTGCATCCTTTTTTTCctggttgctgctgctgctgctgttgttgctgcattgTACTGGCGCAGATACAGAAATTGGCCATG GAGTGGAGATGGGCAGCCTGTCGAACAGGACGATACCGCCTGTCAGGAAGCAAGCAGAGAGAGGACAAGCAACAT AGACCTCTGA